Proteins from a genomic interval of Aquabacterium sp. A3:
- the phaC gene encoding class I poly(R)-hydroxyalkanoic acid synthase → MGAGLGIGGAVTEAWTAIGGSMADTAKSVAGLSVAPERLKAIQEDYLKQASELWNSTLEQKAPTGLRDKRFAAPEWRDNTAGGFMAASYLLNAQTLQRLADALQGDEKARQRVRFAVQQWVDAAAPSNYLAFNPEALKKAVETKGESLQQGMQHLMHDLRQGHLSQTDETVFTVGQNVATTEGSVVYENPFFQLIEYKPLTAKVHERPFLFVPPCINKYYILDLQPDNSLVRYLLSQGHRVFMVSWVNADESLAKASWDDYIEQGVIRAIEVTRDIAQVDQINALGFCVGGTLMATALSVLASRGVEPVASLTLLTTFLDFSNTGVMDVFVDEAMVRMREMSLGADSPTGGGLMRGTELATTFSFLRANDLVWNYVVGNYLKGEMPPAFDLLYWNSDSTNLPGPMYCWYLRHTYLENKLCKPGAATTCGVPVDLGQIKVPVFIYGSREDHIVPWDAAYASTQLMSGDVTFVLGASGHIAGVINPPEKKKRSHWVTGSGVRRLPASAQDWLASAQEQPGSWWPVWSEWLSPHAGKMVPAPRQAGDKTHPVIEAAPGRYVLKKA, encoded by the coding sequence ATGGGCGCTGGTCTGGGCATAGGTGGCGCCGTCACCGAGGCGTGGACGGCCATCGGCGGCAGCATGGCCGACACCGCCAAGTCGGTGGCGGGCCTCAGCGTGGCGCCCGAGCGCCTCAAGGCCATCCAGGAAGACTACCTCAAGCAGGCCAGCGAACTCTGGAACAGCACCCTGGAGCAAAAGGCACCCACGGGCTTGCGCGACAAGCGCTTTGCGGCCCCCGAGTGGCGTGACAACACGGCGGGCGGTTTCATGGCGGCCAGCTACTTGCTCAACGCGCAGACCCTGCAACGCCTGGCCGATGCCCTGCAGGGGGATGAGAAGGCCCGTCAGCGTGTGCGTTTTGCGGTGCAACAGTGGGTGGACGCGGCAGCGCCCTCCAATTACCTGGCCTTCAACCCCGAGGCCCTCAAGAAGGCCGTGGAGACCAAGGGTGAAAGCCTGCAGCAAGGCATGCAGCACCTGATGCACGATTTGCGTCAGGGCCACCTGTCGCAGACCGACGAGACCGTCTTCACGGTGGGGCAGAACGTGGCCACCACCGAGGGATCGGTGGTTTACGAAAACCCGTTCTTCCAGCTGATCGAGTACAAGCCCCTGACCGCGAAGGTGCATGAGCGGCCCTTCCTGTTCGTGCCACCGTGCATCAACAAGTACTACATCCTGGACCTGCAGCCAGACAACTCCCTGGTGCGTTACCTGCTCTCGCAGGGGCATCGTGTGTTCATGGTCAGCTGGGTGAATGCCGACGAGAGCCTGGCCAAGGCCAGCTGGGATGACTACATTGAGCAAGGCGTCATCCGGGCCATCGAAGTCACGCGTGACATCGCCCAGGTCGACCAGATCAATGCCCTGGGCTTTTGCGTCGGCGGCACCCTGATGGCCACGGCCTTGTCGGTGCTGGCCTCGCGCGGCGTCGAGCCGGTGGCCAGCCTGACCTTGCTCACCACCTTCCTCGACTTCTCCAACACGGGTGTCATGGACGTGTTTGTGGACGAGGCCATGGTGCGCATGCGAGAGATGAGCCTGGGCGCGGACAGCCCCACAGGGGGTGGGCTGATGCGTGGCACCGAACTGGCCACCACATTTTCATTTCTGCGGGCCAACGACCTCGTGTGGAACTACGTGGTGGGCAACTACCTGAAAGGTGAAATGCCTCCGGCGTTTGACCTGCTGTACTGGAACAGCGACAGCACCAACCTGCCGGGCCCGATGTACTGCTGGTACCTGCGCCACACTTACCTGGAAAACAAGCTGTGCAAGCCGGGGGCGGCCACCACCTGCGGCGTGCCAGTGGACCTGGGACAGATCAAGGTGCCTGTGTTCATTTACGGCTCCCGCGAAGACCACATTGTTCCGTGGGATGCGGCGTATGCCTCCACGCAGCTCATGTCGGGCGATGTCACGTTCGTGCTGGGGGCCTCTGGCCACATCGCGGGCGTGATCAATCCCCCTGAAAAGAAAAAGCGCAGTCACTGGGTGACGGGCTCGGGCGTGCGTCGTCTGCCCGCGTCTGCCCAGGATTGGCTGGCCTCGGCCCAGGAGCAGCCCGGCAGCTGGTGGCCGGTCTGGTCAGAATGGTTGTCGCCACATGCTGGCAAGATGGTGCCGGCGCCGCGGCAAGCAGGCGACAAGACCCATCCGGTCATTGAAGCTGCGCCAGGCCGCTACGTGTTGAAAAAGGCCTGA